A genome region from Arthrobacter sp. SLBN-100 includes the following:
- a CDS encoding TPM domain-containing protein codes for MRSKFKRILAVIGLTGLLAVPAGAAWAEPPVTLDPTTKIVDSAGVLGSKKAEVQEAIKKLGTDHATVLHVVFVKKFENPADREAWTDAVAQKANLGPNALIFAVATDPSVRQYILNKGGSKITNAQIENIKSKAIGPQLANDNYAQAAINAAGAIGDAAGGGSGNVPSDGSAGAAVLVGTGVVVAGGAGAYLYFRSRRKKAVEAQSSSASYGPQGQVDPLASLSVEELRRKSGSLLIEADDAIKSSEQELMFAQAQYGDSAVGNFTKALKEAKAHMTESFKLQQQLDDHIPDTEEQQRTWLGEIIRRSDAALASLQEQKADFDSLRELEKNAPQALARVNAGAHEADAKIVSAEQSLTALRAKYAESALAQVSDNILQAKERLAFVQNATATAEQKLGEGEGSLAAVAVRAAEESLHQTNVLLDAIAKVSSALDEARNGLDAAMVDTSQDLAQARAMIQSGAHPELAGPVAGVEAALTQVKSEIQGGKIDPIATLQRVETAHQSLDQALSGIRDQQEQARRAQASLQQTIMSAQAQISATSDYITARRGGVGTEARTRLAESQRNLDYALSIARTDPVTALTYAQQAHALAAQAAQLAQADVDHFDGYANQGYGRGGMFGGGGGGGLGGAILGGILINSILNGGGGGGWGGGHSDGGGWGGGDFGGGDMGGGWGGDSGGGGDF; via the coding sequence ATGCGGTCAAAGTTCAAACGTATCCTCGCCGTGATCGGCCTTACCGGGCTGCTGGCGGTACCCGCCGGTGCGGCCTGGGCCGAGCCGCCGGTCACGCTGGATCCCACAACGAAAATCGTGGATTCGGCCGGTGTCCTGGGTTCAAAAAAGGCTGAGGTGCAGGAAGCCATCAAGAAGCTGGGGACGGACCATGCCACCGTGCTGCACGTCGTCTTCGTCAAGAAATTTGAGAACCCCGCCGATCGTGAAGCCTGGACCGACGCTGTAGCCCAAAAGGCTAACCTCGGCCCCAATGCCCTAATCTTTGCGGTTGCTACGGACCCCAGTGTCAGGCAATACATCCTCAATAAGGGCGGCAGCAAGATCACCAACGCCCAAATCGAAAACATCAAGAGCAAAGCCATCGGGCCACAGTTGGCGAATGACAACTATGCGCAGGCTGCCATCAACGCTGCGGGCGCGATCGGTGATGCAGCTGGCGGTGGCAGCGGCAACGTCCCCTCCGACGGGAGCGCCGGCGCCGCCGTCCTGGTCGGAACCGGTGTAGTCGTTGCAGGCGGCGCGGGTGCATACCTCTACTTCCGCAGCCGGCGGAAGAAGGCTGTCGAAGCCCAGTCGTCCAGCGCAAGCTATGGCCCGCAGGGCCAGGTGGATCCGCTGGCGTCCCTTAGTGTGGAGGAGCTCCGGCGTAAGAGCGGCTCGCTGCTCATCGAAGCGGACGATGCCATCAAGTCCAGCGAACAGGAACTGATGTTCGCCCAGGCACAGTACGGCGATTCCGCCGTCGGCAACTTCACCAAGGCGCTGAAGGAAGCCAAGGCCCACATGACGGAATCGTTCAAGCTGCAGCAGCAGCTGGACGACCACATCCCTGATACCGAGGAGCAGCAGCGCACCTGGCTGGGCGAGATCATCCGCCGCTCGGATGCCGCACTGGCCTCCCTCCAGGAGCAGAAGGCAGATTTCGACTCGCTGCGCGAACTGGAGAAGAACGCGCCGCAGGCTCTGGCACGCGTTAACGCAGGCGCCCATGAAGCAGACGCCAAGATCGTCAGCGCCGAACAGTCGCTCACCGCGCTGCGGGCGAAGTACGCGGAGAGTGCGCTGGCGCAGGTCTCTGACAACATCCTGCAGGCAAAGGAGCGGCTGGCTTTCGTCCAGAACGCTACCGCCACCGCGGAGCAGAAGCTGGGTGAGGGCGAAGGCAGCCTGGCCGCGGTCGCTGTCCGCGCCGCGGAAGAGAGCCTGCACCAGACGAACGTCCTCCTGGATGCGATCGCCAAAGTTTCGTCCGCCCTGGACGAGGCTCGCAACGGCCTTGATGCTGCAATGGTGGACACCTCGCAGGACCTTGCCCAGGCACGTGCCATGATCCAGTCCGGCGCGCATCCCGAGCTCGCCGGCCCCGTGGCTGGCGTGGAAGCGGCGCTCACCCAGGTCAAGTCAGAGATCCAGGGCGGGAAGATCGATCCCATTGCAACCCTGCAGCGGGTGGAAACGGCCCACCAGTCGCTGGACCAGGCCCTGAGCGGAATCCGGGACCAGCAAGAGCAGGCCCGCCGGGCGCAGGCGTCGCTGCAGCAGACCATCATGTCGGCCCAGGCCCAAATCAGTGCCACTTCCGACTACATCACCGCACGCCGCGGCGGTGTGGGAACAGAGGCCCGCACCCGCCTGGCGGAGTCGCAGCGGAACCTGGATTACGCACTGTCCATCGCGCGCACGGACCCCGTCACGGCCCTGACCTACGCGCAGCAGGCGCACGCCCTCGCTGCCCAGGCAGCCCAGTTGGCCCAAGCCGACGTTGACCACTTCGACGGTTACGCCAACCAGGGTTACGGCCGGGGCGGAATGTTCGGCGGAGGAGGCGGCGGCGGACTCGGCGGCGCCATCCTGGGCGGCATCCTGATCAACTCCATCCTCAACGGCGGCGGTGGCGGCGGCTGGGGCGGCGGTCACAGTGACGGCGGAGGCTGGGGTGGCGGCGACTTCGGCGGCGGAGACATGGGCGGCGGCTGGGGTGGAGACTCCGGCGGCGGCGGAGATTTCTAG
- a CDS encoding S1C family serine protease, which yields MTENQTPGAAPENRGPGREDPWQQQSAQPGNNPEVHDADDSGASNPAAAAASEAPGPRQYPTERLEPENPTQELPGARPAYPQRHPNPQRQPFYGQSASGEQGGAPGGQPAQGHYGYYGPGQHNAQYAAGGAPVGLAPNPKDAPRRKASFGVGTLVASILAAGLVGGAVGTVGSGELFDNAGSTATTSSNSQPGTVIVNNKDNVNAITAAALKASPSVVTISATSGSSGGTGSGIVLDDQGHILTNTHVVTLDGQTANASLEIRTSDGKVLSAKLVGTDPLSDLAVIKVDNTSGLTPATLGDSGKLNVGDTAIAIGSPLGLTGTVTDGIVSTLNRTISVASAAAPDEGDNAEGDDEGGFQFAPPGGGQSQQTTGKGEIAINVIQTDAAINPGNSGGALVNSSGEIIGVNVAIASAGSGSSSSSSGNIGVGFSIPINHAKRVAQEIINTGKASHAQLGVSVKKKTASSAASEFSVGAEVATVEANSAAGKAGIKVGDVITKFNDLAIGEPEQLTAAVREQSAGSSVKITVLRNGAEQTLDVTLGTAS from the coding sequence ATGACTGAGAACCAAACCCCCGGCGCCGCACCCGAGAACCGCGGTCCCGGCCGGGAGGATCCCTGGCAGCAGCAGTCCGCCCAGCCCGGGAACAATCCTGAGGTTCACGATGCGGATGACTCGGGAGCCTCGAACCCGGCGGCAGCCGCGGCCAGTGAAGCACCCGGACCACGTCAATACCCCACTGAACGGCTCGAGCCGGAGAACCCCACGCAGGAACTGCCCGGAGCACGCCCCGCGTACCCACAGCGCCACCCGAATCCCCAGCGCCAGCCGTTCTATGGACAGTCCGCTTCCGGTGAACAGGGCGGCGCCCCGGGAGGCCAGCCCGCGCAGGGCCACTATGGCTACTACGGCCCGGGCCAGCACAACGCCCAGTATGCAGCGGGCGGCGCCCCCGTGGGCCTGGCCCCGAATCCCAAGGACGCTCCGCGCAGGAAGGCATCATTCGGCGTCGGCACCCTGGTGGCCAGCATCCTCGCTGCCGGCCTGGTGGGCGGCGCAGTAGGCACCGTCGGCTCCGGCGAACTGTTCGATAATGCAGGCTCCACCGCCACCACCAGCAGCAACAGCCAGCCCGGTACGGTCATCGTCAATAACAAGGACAACGTCAACGCCATCACCGCCGCTGCCCTGAAAGCCTCGCCCAGCGTGGTGACCATCAGCGCTACGAGCGGCAGCTCCGGTGGCACCGGCTCCGGCATCGTCCTGGACGACCAGGGACACATCCTCACCAACACGCACGTGGTCACGCTGGATGGCCAGACAGCCAACGCCTCCCTCGAAATCCGCACCAGCGACGGAAAGGTGCTCTCCGCGAAGCTGGTGGGCACGGACCCGCTGTCCGATCTTGCAGTGATCAAAGTGGACAACACCTCCGGACTCACGCCTGCCACGCTTGGTGACTCCGGGAAGCTCAACGTAGGGGACACCGCAATTGCCATCGGTTCGCCGCTCGGCCTGACCGGTACCGTCACGGACGGTATCGTCTCCACGCTTAACAGGACCATCAGCGTCGCCTCCGCCGCGGCCCCTGATGAGGGCGATAACGCGGAGGGTGACGACGAGGGCGGATTCCAGTTCGCCCCGCCGGGCGGCGGCCAGAGCCAGCAGACGACCGGCAAGGGCGAAATTGCCATCAACGTGATCCAGACCGACGCCGCCATCAACCCGGGTAACTCCGGTGGCGCCCTGGTGAACAGCAGCGGCGAGATCATCGGCGTCAACGTGGCCATCGCTTCTGCCGGATCAGGCTCATCGTCTTCATCCAGCGGCAACATTGGTGTGGGCTTCAGCATCCCCATCAACCACGCCAAGCGGGTCGCCCAGGAAATCATCAACACCGGTAAGGCTTCACACGCCCAGCTCGGCGTCAGCGTCAAGAAGAAGACCGCCTCCAGTGCCGCCTCCGAATTTTCGGTGGGTGCGGAAGTAGCCACCGTGGAAGCAAACTCGGCGGCTGGGAAGGCAGGGATCAAGGTAGGCGACGTCATTACGAAATTCAACGACCTCGCCATCGGCGAACCGGAGCAGTTGACGGCCGCCGTCCGGGAACAATCCGCCGGTTCCAGCGTCAAGATCACCGTCCTGCGCAACGGCGCCGAACAAACCCTGGACGTCACGCTCGGCACCGCAAGCTAG
- a CDS encoding electron transfer flavoprotein subunit beta/FixA family protein — protein MKIIVLVKHVPDAQFDRHLNGERYTTDRDESILSELDEYALEAALQLAEARGGSKAGNQVIALSMGPAGAVNAVKKSLQMGATEGVHLTDDALAGSDAAATSLALAAAVQRLGQDGPVDLIITGMASTDGETSLVPAQLAERLGLPQVTFASSLDVDGGRLVARRDADTTSETVEATLPAVVSVTDQINEPRYPNFKGIIAAKRKSITTLSLADIGLDAAQVGHSGSWTTVASAEERPPRTAGTIITDEGDAGIKLVDFLAAQKLL, from the coding sequence TTGAAGATCATCGTCCTGGTCAAACATGTACCGGACGCACAGTTCGACCGTCACCTCAACGGGGAGCGCTACACGACCGACCGTGACGAAAGCATCCTGTCCGAGCTGGACGAATACGCCCTGGAGGCCGCACTGCAGCTGGCCGAGGCGCGGGGCGGCAGCAAGGCAGGCAACCAGGTCATCGCCCTGAGCATGGGACCCGCCGGTGCGGTCAACGCCGTGAAGAAGTCCCTGCAGATGGGTGCCACCGAGGGCGTACACCTGACGGATGATGCTTTGGCAGGCTCCGACGCCGCGGCTACATCCCTCGCGCTGGCTGCTGCTGTCCAGCGGCTGGGCCAGGACGGGCCGGTGGACCTGATCATCACCGGCATGGCCTCCACGGACGGCGAAACCTCCCTGGTGCCCGCGCAGCTGGCCGAGCGCCTTGGCCTTCCCCAGGTGACGTTCGCCTCCTCCCTGGACGTGGATGGCGGACGGCTTGTGGCGCGCCGGGATGCGGACACAACCTCGGAAACCGTGGAAGCCACCCTGCCCGCAGTGGTGTCCGTGACCGACCAGATCAATGAGCCCCGGTACCCCAACTTCAAGGGCATCATCGCCGCCAAGCGCAAGAGCATCACCACCTTGTCCCTCGCCGACATCGGACTCGACGCCGCCCAGGTGGGGCACTCCGGTTCCTGGACCACAGTGGCCAGCGCGGAGGAGCGGCCGCCGCGCACCGCCGGCACCATCATCACCGACGAAGGCGACGCCGGCATCAAGCTGGTTGACTTCCTGGCCGCCCAGAAGCTGCTCTAA
- a CDS encoding anti-sigma factor domain-containing protein translates to MTEMENGRAGRSGAFGDTVAADLASGRAIDLAELYALDAVTDQERLAIEEYISAAPAAERVSFFERVRQSRETLTRTFTVEEEPPAGLFDRITAQLPSALPSQGNGPEPAPADPSADAATSPPAQQRLRPDGSGDELDKARQRREERRGPAGTRRWLVGIAAAAAIALGGVGVGSYIADQNDPLNQVVRAGDLRQASVNVAGGGTATVLISSSEDAVVVKMNGVPAPPEGKVYQMWLIPKDGSAPVSQGLMDAEALSKPAVVEGIASAAALGITVEPVGGSTSPTLPTVAAAPLNA, encoded by the coding sequence ATGACAGAAATGGAAAATGGACGAGCGGGCCGCTCAGGTGCATTCGGCGATACCGTCGCCGCAGACCTCGCTTCCGGCCGCGCCATTGACCTGGCCGAGCTGTATGCCCTTGACGCGGTAACGGACCAGGAGCGCCTCGCCATCGAGGAGTATATTTCAGCGGCACCGGCCGCCGAACGGGTTTCGTTCTTCGAACGCGTCCGCCAGTCCAGGGAAACGCTCACCCGGACATTCACGGTCGAGGAGGAGCCACCGGCCGGTCTTTTCGACCGGATCACGGCCCAGTTGCCGTCCGCGTTGCCATCCCAAGGTAACGGGCCGGAGCCTGCCCCCGCGGATCCTTCCGCCGATGCAGCCACCTCCCCGCCAGCACAGCAGCGCCTGCGCCCGGACGGCTCCGGCGACGAACTCGACAAGGCCCGGCAGCGCCGGGAGGAACGCCGGGGTCCGGCCGGAACCCGACGCTGGCTCGTGGGAATTGCGGCCGCAGCAGCGATCGCCTTGGGCGGCGTCGGCGTCGGATCCTACATTGCGGACCAGAACGACCCCCTGAATCAGGTGGTCCGGGCCGGAGACCTTCGGCAGGCCTCGGTGAACGTGGCCGGTGGCGGCACCGCCACAGTCCTGATTTCCTCCTCAGAGGACGCCGTCGTCGTGAAGATGAACGGCGTTCCTGCCCCGCCCGAAGGCAAGGTCTACCAGATGTGGCTGATCCCGAAAGACGGGTCCGCACCGGTTTCCCAGGGCCTGATGGACGCCGAAGCCCTGTCCAAGCCTGCCGTGGTAGAGGGCATCGCCTCTGCCGCGGCGCTCGGGATCACCGTAGAGCCCGTCGGCGGATCCACGTCACCCACGCTGCCCACCGTTGCCGCTGCTCCGCTGAACGCCTAA
- a CDS encoding PspA/IM30 family protein: MVKQSIFGRIAQLAKANINTLLDNAEDPQKMLDQMVRDYTNNIAEAESAVAQTIGNLRMLEDDYNEDVKNSRDWGNKALAASRKADEYRGSGHVSDAEKFDNLAKVALQRQISAENEAKGAEPAIASQREVVDKLKTGLEQMKGKLNQLTSKRNELVARSKTAAAQSQVHDAIKSIDIMDPTSEVGRFEEKIRREEAKVRGQQELTESSLDAQFNQLEDLGEQVEIEARLAALKSGGTAKPSIGAGRSADAESTVSEADFDKL; this comes from the coding sequence ATGGTTAAACAGTCCATTTTCGGCCGTATCGCACAGCTGGCAAAGGCGAACATCAACACTCTGCTGGACAATGCTGAGGATCCACAGAAGATGCTGGACCAGATGGTCCGGGATTACACCAACAACATCGCCGAAGCGGAGTCCGCCGTTGCACAGACCATCGGCAACCTCCGGATGCTCGAGGACGATTACAACGAGGACGTCAAGAACTCCCGCGACTGGGGCAACAAGGCCCTTGCCGCGTCCCGGAAGGCCGACGAATACCGCGGAAGCGGCCACGTGTCGGACGCCGAGAAGTTCGACAACCTGGCCAAGGTGGCACTGCAGCGCCAGATTTCTGCGGAGAATGAGGCCAAGGGCGCAGAACCGGCCATCGCGTCCCAGCGTGAAGTGGTGGACAAGCTGAAGACCGGCCTGGAACAAATGAAGGGCAAGCTGAACCAGCTGACCAGCAAGCGCAACGAACTGGTTGCGCGCTCCAAGACCGCTGCAGCACAGTCCCAGGTCCACGATGCCATCAAGAGCATCGACATCATGGACCCCACCAGCGAGGTGGGGCGCTTCGAAGAGAAGATCCGCCGCGAAGAGGCCAAGGTCCGCGGGCAGCAGGAACTTACCGAGTCGAGCCTGGACGCGCAGTTCAACCAGCTGGAGGATCTCGGCGAGCAGGTGGAGATCGAGGCACGCCTCGCGGCCCTGAAATCAGGCGGGACCGCAAAGCCTTCCATCGGCGCAGGCCGCAGTGCAGACGCTGAATCCACCGTGAGCGAAGCTGATTTCGACAAGCTCTGA
- a CDS encoding electron transfer flavoprotein subunit alpha/FixB family protein, which translates to MAKVLVFIDNPGTALKKSSLELLTLARSLGESVVALNGELHSSVSTTLAEYGVSTVLRPSSEDLDDYLVAPKAAYLAAAAQSTGATIVLLDNSPEGKEIAARLGIRLSAGVITDVVGVDADGTAHKSVLAGSYNTACKASTPVSVLTVKANNVVPEPAAAAGAAETVTVEVPAGSTAAAARITAREQKVASGRPDLTDARIVVAGGRGLDGDFGPVEELADALGAAVGASRAATDAGWISHDAQVGQTGKTVSPQLYISAGISGAIQQKAGMQTAQVIVAVNKDAESPVFEIADFGIVGDLFDVLPQATAEIKKRKG; encoded by the coding sequence ATGGCAAAAGTACTTGTTTTTATTGACAACCCCGGCACCGCGCTCAAGAAGAGCAGCCTCGAACTGCTGACCCTGGCCCGCTCCCTCGGCGAGAGCGTTGTAGCGCTCAACGGGGAACTGCACAGCAGCGTCTCCACCACGCTCGCTGAGTACGGTGTCAGCACGGTTCTCCGCCCCTCGTCGGAGGACCTGGACGACTACCTCGTGGCACCCAAGGCCGCGTACCTCGCGGCTGCCGCGCAAAGCACCGGGGCCACGATCGTCCTGCTGGACAACTCACCGGAGGGCAAAGAAATCGCCGCCCGGCTCGGCATCCGCCTCAGCGCCGGCGTTATCACCGACGTCGTGGGCGTGGATGCGGACGGGACTGCGCACAAGTCCGTCCTTGCCGGTTCCTACAACACAGCCTGCAAGGCCAGCACCCCCGTTTCGGTACTCACGGTCAAGGCCAACAATGTGGTCCCCGAGCCAGCCGCCGCAGCCGGCGCGGCGGAAACCGTGACTGTTGAAGTTCCGGCCGGCAGCACCGCTGCCGCCGCCCGGATCACGGCCCGCGAACAGAAGGTGGCCAGCGGCCGCCCGGACCTCACCGACGCCCGCATCGTGGTGGCCGGCGGCCGCGGCCTGGACGGCGACTTCGGCCCCGTGGAGGAGCTCGCCGACGCGCTCGGAGCAGCCGTGGGAGCATCGCGGGCAGCTACCGACGCCGGCTGGATCAGTCACGACGCCCAGGTGGGCCAGACGGGTAAGACCGTGTCCCCGCAGCTCTATATATCCGCAGGCATCTCCGGTGCCATCCAGCAAAAGGCCGGCATGCAGACCGCGCAGGTCATCGTGGCGGTGAACAAGGACGCCGAATCACCCGTCTTCGAGATTGCGGACTTCGGCATCGTCGGAGACCTCTTCGACGTCCTCCCGCAGGCCACGGCAGAGATCAAGAAGCGCAAAGGCTGA
- the sigK gene encoding ECF RNA polymerase sigma factor SigK, with protein MDTPNAPHSEAPAAVTDPPAELSRRLAVLLGQISQGDRAAFAEFYQLTSRRVYGMARRVLIDAELSEDTTQEVFLQVWQNAARFDPAAGSPLSWLMTISHRRAVDRVRSAQSATDREARYGASTQDIDHDAVSDEVGSRLEAEAVVRCLGTLTETQQESVRLAYYGGLTYREVAERLNAAVPTIKSRIRDGLIRLKTCLGVS; from the coding sequence ATGGATACTCCCAACGCGCCTCATTCCGAGGCTCCGGCCGCGGTGACAGATCCGCCGGCAGAACTCAGCCGACGGCTTGCCGTCCTCCTTGGGCAGATTTCGCAGGGTGACCGGGCAGCGTTTGCAGAGTTTTACCAGCTGACGTCCCGGCGGGTTTATGGCATGGCGCGCAGGGTCCTGATCGATGCCGAACTCAGCGAGGACACCACCCAGGAAGTCTTCCTGCAGGTCTGGCAAAACGCGGCCCGGTTCGATCCCGCCGCAGGCAGCCCGCTCTCCTGGCTGATGACCATTTCCCACCGGCGCGCCGTGGATAGGGTCAGGTCTGCGCAGTCAGCCACGGATCGGGAAGCCCGTTACGGCGCCAGCACCCAGGACATCGACCACGACGCAGTCTCCGACGAAGTGGGCAGCAGGCTCGAAGCCGAGGCCGTGGTCCGGTGCCTGGGAACGCTGACCGAGACGCAACAGGAATCCGTCCGCCTGGCTTACTACGGCGGCCTCACGTACCGGGAAGTCGCCGAACGGCTGAACGCCGCGGTTCCCACCATAAAGTCCCGCATCCGCGACGGACTGATCCGCTTGAAGACCTGTTTGGGGGTGAGTTGA
- a CDS encoding tRNA (cytidine(34)-2'-O)-methyltransferase, giving the protein MFRILFHEPEIPGNTGNAIRLAAITGAELHLVEPLGFDFSDAKLRRAGLDYHDLAVVTVHRNIEDAWQHLQPERVYAFTSDGTASYTDIAYQPGDVLMFGRESVGLPAELKTDPHVTATVRLPMLPALRSLNLANAASIAVYEAWRQQGFAGARN; this is encoded by the coding sequence GTGTTCCGCATCCTCTTCCACGAACCCGAAATTCCCGGCAATACCGGCAACGCCATCCGGCTGGCCGCCATCACCGGCGCTGAACTGCACCTGGTGGAGCCCCTTGGGTTCGACTTCTCCGACGCGAAGCTCCGCCGGGCCGGGCTCGATTACCACGACCTCGCCGTCGTCACCGTGCACCGGAACATCGAAGATGCCTGGCAGCATCTCCAGCCCGAGCGTGTTTACGCCTTCACGTCGGACGGGACGGCCAGCTACACAGACATTGCCTACCAGCCCGGCGACGTGCTGATGTTCGGGCGGGAATCCGTGGGCCTGCCGGCGGAACTGAAAACGGATCCCCACGTCACCGCAACCGTACGGCTGCCCATGCTGCCGGCGCTGCGCTCGCTCAACCTGGCCAACGCCGCCTCCATCGCCGTTTACGAGGCCTGGCGCCAGCAAGGTTTCGCCGGCGCCCGGAACTAG
- a CDS encoding cryptochrome/photolyase family protein — translation MASSDATSLVWLRDDLRLDDNPALSEAAALGLPLTVVYVLDEESAGVRPLGGATRWWLHHSLAALGESLGANGSRLLLRRGPAADVIKDLATETAAKHLFWNRRYGLPERTVDAAVKEWAGNNDVQALSYQANLLFEPWTVRTGAGGPYKVFTPFWRACLAKADVRDPLEPPRQLPPPATAQRGWLPTGEALDSWNLLPHSPDWSGGLAEMWEPGEEGARHRLDDFLDGPAEDYGTGRNVPGVEGTSRLSPHLRFGEISPFRVWREIRRYFPHQVPADVGIFRSELGWREFCWHLLYANPELATRNYRAEFDRFEWQSLNRNELRAWQQGRTGYPFVDAGMRQLWQTGWMHNRVRMAAASFLVKNLLADWRIGEKWFWDTLVDADAASNPANWQWVAGSGADASPYYRIFNPVTQSKKFDAAGRYLRRFVPELADLDGKAIHEPWKAGEVPGYPLPLVGLPESRERALEAYARLKD, via the coding sequence ATGGCTTCCTCCGACGCAACGTCGCTCGTCTGGCTGCGCGATGACCTTCGCCTGGACGACAACCCTGCGCTGTCCGAGGCGGCAGCGCTTGGCCTGCCCCTGACCGTCGTGTACGTTCTGGACGAAGAGTCTGCAGGCGTCCGGCCGCTGGGCGGAGCAACCCGGTGGTGGCTGCATCATTCCCTTGCCGCGCTGGGAGAATCCCTGGGAGCGAACGGCTCCCGCCTGCTCCTTCGTCGCGGACCGGCCGCTGATGTCATCAAGGACCTCGCAACGGAAACCGCCGCGAAGCATCTTTTCTGGAACCGGCGTTACGGGCTGCCGGAGCGGACGGTGGATGCCGCTGTCAAGGAGTGGGCCGGCAACAATGACGTCCAGGCTTTGAGCTACCAGGCAAATCTCCTGTTTGAGCCGTGGACGGTCCGCACCGGAGCAGGCGGCCCCTACAAGGTCTTTACACCCTTCTGGCGGGCCTGCCTTGCCAAGGCTGATGTGCGCGACCCCCTGGAACCGCCCCGGCAGCTGCCACCGCCCGCCACCGCGCAGAGAGGATGGCTGCCAACAGGGGAAGCCCTGGACAGCTGGAATCTTCTCCCGCACTCCCCCGACTGGAGCGGCGGCCTGGCCGAAATGTGGGAGCCGGGAGAGGAAGGCGCCAGGCACCGCCTTGATGACTTCCTGGACGGGCCGGCCGAGGATTACGGAACCGGCCGCAACGTGCCGGGGGTCGAGGGAACCAGCCGGCTGTCGCCGCACTTGCGCTTCGGCGAGATCAGTCCCTTCCGGGTGTGGCGGGAGATCCGGCGGTACTTCCCGCACCAGGTACCGGCCGACGTCGGGATCTTCCGTTCGGAGCTTGGCTGGCGGGAATTCTGCTGGCACCTGCTGTATGCCAACCCTGAACTGGCCACCCGGAACTACCGCGCCGAGTTTGACCGGTTCGAGTGGCAGTCGCTCAACCGGAACGAGCTGAGGGCCTGGCAGCAGGGCCGCACCGGGTACCCGTTCGTCGATGCCGGCATGCGGCAGCTGTGGCAGACGGGCTGGATGCACAACCGGGTGCGGATGGCGGCCGCGTCCTTCCTGGTCAAGAATCTCCTGGCGGACTGGCGCATCGGCGAGAAGTGGTTCTGGGACACCCTCGTTGACGCGGATGCCGCCAGCAACCCGGCCAACTGGCAGTGGGTGGCCGGATCCGGAGCGGACGCCTCCCCCTACTACCGGATCTTCAACCCGGTGACGCAGAGCAAGAAGTTCGATGCAGCGGGCCGATACCTGCGGCGGTTTGTTCCGGAACTCGCAGACCTTGACGGGAAGGCTATCCACGAACCGTGGAAAGCCGGGGAGGTGCCCGGCTACCCGCTTCCGCTGGTGGGGCTGCCCGAGTCCCGGGAGCGGGCGCTGGAGGCTTATGCCAGGCTCAAGGACTGA
- a CDS encoding PIG-L deacetylase family protein, with the protein MTASASQAQSPFNPATHRIGRVLCFAAHPDDIDFGAAGTIAAWTAAGVQVSYCIMTDGDAGGFDAVHRANIITMRDAEQRRAAELVGVSDIHYLHQRDGYLEASHEVMRGVVKLIRELRPDVVLAMHPERNWRRIQKSHPDHLAVGEAVTRAVYPAVENPFAYPELAEAGLAAYKLPWLWLYAGPDERENHFVDVTGHVEAKLKAIHVHVSQHPDVEAMEAAVRQAMHVNAERAGLPAGHSAEAFHVVAVNGPGTIAGF; encoded by the coding sequence TTGACTGCTTCAGCCAGCCAGGCACAGAGCCCGTTCAACCCGGCCACGCACCGGATTGGACGGGTGCTCTGTTTTGCGGCCCACCCGGACGACATCGATTTCGGCGCTGCCGGCACCATTGCCGCCTGGACGGCGGCCGGTGTCCAGGTCAGTTACTGCATCATGACCGACGGCGATGCGGGCGGCTTTGATGCCGTCCACCGGGCGAACATCATCACTATGCGCGACGCGGAGCAGCGCCGGGCTGCCGAGCTGGTGGGGGTCTCCGACATCCATTACCTCCATCAGCGTGACGGCTACCTGGAAGCCTCGCATGAGGTGATGCGCGGGGTGGTGAAGCTCATTCGTGAACTGCGTCCCGACGTCGTACTGGCCATGCATCCGGAACGGAACTGGCGGCGGATCCAGAAGAGCCATCCGGACCACCTGGCGGTGGGGGAGGCCGTGACACGGGCCGTCTACCCTGCGGTGGAAAACCCGTTCGCCTACCCGGAACTGGCCGAAGCCGGGCTGGCAGCGTACAAACTTCCCTGGCTCTGGCTTTACGCCGGGCCGGATGAGCGGGAAAACCACTTTGTTGATGTGACCGGGCATGTGGAGGCCAAGTTGAAGGCCATCCACGTCCATGTCAGCCAGCATCCGGACGTGGAGGCCATGGAAGCTGCAGTGCGCCAGGCTATGCACGTCAACGCGGAACGTGCCGGGCTACCGGCGGGACACAGCGCCGAAGCGTTCCATGTAGTGGCCGTCAACGGACCGGGAACTATCGCCGGTTTTTGA